Part of the Triplophysa rosa linkage group LG21, Trosa_1v2, whole genome shotgun sequence genome is shown below.
CCACCACTGTCACCCTGAGTAGTCCAACAGATACAGTTAATAGCTGACTTTATTACAGTTAATTTAATATGTGACAGAAAACATTACCTGACATGTGTCAACTCCTCCTTTGTCAAATCCTGCACAAACCATATTATCATTAACATGGCCATTATACCAGTCTCTCTGGTTGCAGGTCCTAGTATCGATGAGCTGAACTTCAGCTTCCTGAAGAATGTTAACAAAGGTTCCTAAAGAGCAAAAAAAGGTTATTGCATTTGTCCATTAAATGTGTTAGATCATCATAACTCCTGTTTGCAAATTGTTcgaaatacttttttgttttgttgttttggtcACTCAAACACAAACCTTTGGCTATTGAGCTGCCCCAGCCAGTAATGTAACATGAGCTGAAGTTGAGTTGATTCTcttgcatttcattttcaatgATGCACACAGGCTGAACGTGCTTTGTGAAATGCAACGGATGATGCAAGTGCAAAAGTGCCACGTCGTTGTCATAGGTTGATTCGTTGAACTTCTCGTGCAAGATCACTCGCTTAACTGAGCGATACTGAACATGCTTTCCTTTTTTGTGTCGAGAACGAAGTCCAGCCATTACATGCAGTTTGTAATTGTTGCTGGAAAAAAGTAATGCAAGGGTCATCTTTTGTGTAATCATCATGTGTTGGATAAGGGAGACAACCAAAATGTAGTGAGGGGGGCTTCAGGACTGTTGAGAAGCACTTATGTAAATCATACCTTTTCTggtaaaaaaagttattttggaCAACATAACATTAGAAATGATaaggttttattgttttagGTGTCTTCTTGGTTGATAATaaagatacagtatattatatggCAGGTAAGC
Proteins encoded:
- the LOC130545326 gene encoding serine protease 27, whose amino-acid sequence is MRYLDDDVQGFFSRGCGQQLTLDPPKRFRIIGGNSALEGAWPWQVSIQRTWRHICGGSIINHLWIMTASHCFKNSPPHYILVVSLIQHMMITQKMTLALLFSSNNYKLHVMAGLRSRHKKGKHVQYRSVKRVILHEKFNESTYDNDVALLHLHHPLHFTKHVQPVCIIENEMQENQLNFSSCYITGWGSSIAKGLCLSDQNNKTKKYFEQFANRSYDDLTHLMDKCNNLFLLFRNLC